CATTTTTCTCCCTTTGACTACTACTTAAGCCAGAGTTAGGACTTGACCTTCTACAATTTGTCTCGAATCTCGTGAGCTACTTAATTAGTTGCGTGCGACACTCTAAATTTGGAGCTGGTGTTGCAATATTTTTGCAGATGAAGTATATAGTGAGAAAAGTTCAGGCTTCTGTTTTACTCCACTGAACTGAAGTTACATTCTTTTATATACTCTAATAATGTGCTTGCATCTGACTGAATTTCAGTCGTTGATGATCGCAGCGATTCCGAATATCATCGGTTGGCTCGCCATCTCCTTTGCCAATGTATGACATGACACGATGCGCCCACATGTTTTCCAAGCTTACTTCCACAACCTTTTCCTTCATGCTTATGTTTCATCTACAGGACTCGTCGTTTCTCTATATGGGACGGTTGCTCGAAGGATTTGGTGTTGGCGTCATATCATATACGGTTCGTATAGAGCATCTTCGGTGCATGCTTATTTTGTGCCTAGGACATGCTTTCAGATTTTGAGTACTCACCTGgttaaaaaaatgttcaggaaagatagatcaactgATATGTCGATATATTGGATGCAGAATGGTCAATAGTTCATACAAAATTTATATTACTGTCGATGCATTATTGGACTAGTTAATAGTTACAACACTAACTGTTATGTATGAATTGTGTGATGCCATCATACCAGGTGCCTGTATACATAGCAGAGATATCTCCTCAGAGCACAAGAGGAGCCCTTGGCTCTGTGAACCAGGTACGCCGCCTATTTTCACTAGTCACAAGTACATGGATTGTTCATGTCAAACTCACCGTGCAGTTGTTCATTATGTAGTTGTCTATCACCCTTGGTATCTTCTTGGCCTATGTGCTAGGCATGTTTGTTCCTTGGAGGTTGCTGGCAGTACTAGGTAATGCAACTAATAAACACCTATCATATTACTGCAGTTTGGTATTGCTGTTACCATTTTGCAGTTAATTTCTGATACCCTGTTTTTGTAAGAATTTTCATTAATTTCTGACACCCGGCTTCTGATGCAAATCTCTGTCATCCATTCTTGTAGGGACCTtgccttgtacattgttgattcctGGTCTATTCTTCATCCCGGAGTCTCCAAGATGGCTGGTGTGTACATGCTCAAGTTCGATATATGAAGCAGAGCATCACTCTGAAATCTGTAATGACATTCTTTTTATGCATCTGTCTTCAGGCAAAGATGAACTTGACGGATGATTTCGAGACTTCTCTGCAAGTTTTGAGGGGTTTCGAGACCGACATAACAGCGGAAGTGAATGATATAAAGGCAACCACTTggactctttttctctctcttattGAGTTGGAAATCCTTCTGAAGTATTTTCAGCCTAGTATAATTTCCTTAAAATTGGAAATGTGTCTATATGTGTGTCACTCTTCTAGAAGTAACATCATTGATTTTAGATTTGAACTTTTTGATTGCTATTGTGCAGAGAGCTGTAGCATCTGCAAACAAAAAGGCTACGGTCCGTTTTCAGGAGCTGAATCAAAAGAAGTACCGAACTCCCTTACTAGTAATTTCCTTACCCTTTTTCATATTTTTGGTCCATCACATACAAAAGTTACTGCATTTTTTAAATGATAATGCTACATTTGGGCAGATAGGAACTGGCCTGCTAGTACTTCAAAATTTATGTGGGATAAATGGCATACTGTTTTACGCAAGTAGAATCTTCAGAGCTGCAGGTGAGTTATGCAGCATTTTCCTTTCTAGGTGTTTTTTTTATCGTTTAGGCATAGTAAGTTGTAGGCATGACTTTTCGGATGGAATTAGGTTACCTTTGCTAATTTAGACTGGAATAATAGGAGAGGTGTTTGGTTGTTTGCTACATAACCAACCTGACAGTGACAGGGGATCCCAACAGATTTATACCCAACAATTCCTTGTAATTATGAGTTCAGCACTATGCTAGCTTCAATAAATATACTAATACAATAACTAACTCATGGCATGGTTTTTCATTCTGCTTTCTCAATCGAAGtaggaagatgcaatttcattgTCTACTGTAAAATCATTCGTCTTGACCAAATAGCTTCAAAGTACCAGCAGTTTCATCTGTTTCTGAAGTACAAAAATGATTTTCCTTAAGTACAATTGTGATACTTTGGCTTGTAAATTTGACATGTAAAGTTCATCAGGGTTCACAAACAGTGACCTGGCCACATGTGCACTTGGATCTATTCaggtatgtgatgtaacatgttTTGAGGCCATTTAAGTTATCTTTTTTAGCAAGGTTCGATCTCGTCTCGCTGACAGCACTACCTCTATTAGGTTCTCGCCACCGGAGTTACAACCTCGCTACTAGATAAAGCTGGCCGACGGATGCTCCTTATTGTAAGTTCCTCACAACCTCGCTACTAGTTTGTAAGCTGTATGTTTTTTAAATGAAGTGTAAGCTGTATGTAACTGTAATATATTTCCCACTTCAAATTTCAGATCTCTACTGCTGGGACAACTCTAAGCCTTCTTGCAGTTTCTGTTGCATTTTTCCTCAAGGTATATTCAGGTGTCTTAGCCTTTGATTCTGGTAAAAATATAAGTTCAGAGTTGCATTTTAAGATGCTGAGCGTCAAACACTGTTTATCACTGGGTCTCTTCCTCTTCTGCCAAGCCACTCTGAACTTATCATATGGTTGTGATGGTTATTTGTTACAGGACAATCTACCACATGATTCTCACTCGGACTACACCTTAAGCATGGTGTCCTTGGTGGCTCTTGTGGTATGTCTGCAGTTAGATCATTTCACAGCGTGACGTGTGTGTCGAACCCTATGCAAAAAGTCATCTTAACTTGAACGATTTCTTCAGGCTTATATCATCACCTTCTCCTTTGGCATGGGTGCCATTCCATGGCTCATAATGTCCGAGGTAAGAGCTGCTGGCCTCTCATAGTCCTCAAGAGCATTCAGATAACCACAATTCAGAGAGATGCCACGAATAACAATTCAGATCAAGCATCTGAACTTCACAACCGATGCATAAGCGAAATATTCTGAAGTCCTCAGTCCAACTTTGAATGAACATTTTCAGATCCTCCCAGTGGGCATCAAGAGCTTCGCAGGGAGCTTCGCGACGCTGGCCAACATGCTCACTTCCTTCGGTGTGACAATGACGGCGAACCTGCTACTGAGCTGGAGCGCTGGCGGTACGTGACTGATCGGCGCCTCTGCTGTCCCCTCTTGCCTGACCAAGGATTAATTCTGTCTGAACCATAAAACTTGATGCACTTTACATGCTCATTCATCATCTGTATAAACAATTGCAGGGACTTTCGCGTCGTACATGGTCGTGAGCGCGTTCGCCCTCGTGTTCGTTATACTTTGGGTGCCGGAGACCAAGGGGAGGACCCTGGAGGAGATACAGTGGTCGTTCCGGTGAGCAATCTCATCCGCAGCGCCACCCGGTGGTCGTCGCATATGGTGTGTAGCTCTTCAAGTTAGGGTAAAAAACGTATGTCAGGCTGGCAAGAATTGGTTTGCACGGTCAGCGATCTTGTCTCATGGCTCTTCGAACCTTGCAGCCAGTTCCCACCAAGTGGAATCAGTAGTACCAGTCACATTATTTTCTTCTTCTGTTATGTATCTTTTGTGTAAGACAAAGGCAGAAAATCCTATTTTCAGCGGGAACGAACAACCCCAGAAAGGCCGTGTCTTTCCTGCCGAGGCTGTACGACTGGGCTGGGCTTTGAGGCCCAGTCTTCTTTCTT
The sequence above is a segment of the Triticum dicoccoides isolate Atlit2015 ecotype Zavitan chromosome 1A, WEW_v2.0, whole genome shotgun sequence genome. Coding sequences within it:
- the LOC119292536 gene encoding sugar transporter ERD6-like 4; the protein is MNGGGGDESGSDHEGSGTRKPLLLKNTGSWYRMVGSSSRQIVGASSMAVLRESHVSALLCTLIVALGPIQFGFTCGFSSPTQDAMIRDLGLSISQFSAFGSLSNVGAMVGAIASGQMAEHIGRKGSLMIAAIPNIIGWLAISFANDSSFLYMGRLLEGFGVGVISYTVPVYIAEISPQSTRGALGSVNQLSITLGIFLAYVLGMFVPWRLLAVLGTLPCTLLIPGLFFIPESPRWLAKMNLTDDFETSLQVLRGFETDITAEVNDIKRAVASANKKATVRFQELNQKKYRTPLLIGTGLLVLQNLCGINGILFYASRIFRAAGFTNSDLATCALGSIQVLATGVTTSLLDKAGRRMLLIISTAGTTLSLLAVSVAFFLKDNLPHDSHSDYTLSMVSLVALVAYIITFSFGMGAIPWLIMSEILPVGIKSFAGSFATLANMLTSFGVTMTANLLLSWSAGGTFASYMVVSAFALVFVILWVPETKGRTLEEIQWSFR